A genomic segment from Rhizoctonia solani chromosome 11, complete sequence encodes:
- a CDS encoding WD repeat-containing protein produces MSASTVLHYESQSPVYALDWCHTHGPNSSRARSAFRIALGTFVEDYRNRITIIGLPDESSLLEGSSNPNSSSGASANGGGGGSDFVVLAEAMHGYPPTRLQWEPASAVGQSWPIKTSGAELLATTGDALRVWEFLTESDGGVGPGSQTSYVGRQGNIGLGGKLSQKIALSSSKNPNPSTPPLTSFAWNTISPSLIVTSSIDTTCTVWDISSSTAVTQLIAHDREVYDVAWVPHSTDAFVSVGADGSLRAFDLRSLEHSTILYETPTPPPPPVKTDDGTQRTTAASLLRVAFNPLDANYLATFHMDSPNVQVLDMRNPGQPVVELKAHRGAVSAIGWGAAEGSMLATAVWDLTSTMAAASAANQQQSRGPGLASPRPPDSTTRTVFDPALAWTGPGEISNMAWSPPMAGFSLGGGIQSQPGEWVVAAMGKSIRALKI; encoded by the exons ATGTCGGCAAGTACGGTGCTTCACTATGAATCGCAATCTCCGGTCTATGCCCTTGACTGGTGCCATACACATGGGCCCAATTCATCTCGTGCGCGATCTGCTTTCCGTATTGCTCTTGGAACATTTGTGGAGGATTATAGAAATAGAATAACCATTATTGGGCTCCCTGACGAATCATCATTGCTTGAAGGATCGTCCAACCCCAACTCAAGCTCGGGCGCCAGCGCGaatggaggtggaggagggtCTGATTTTGTAGTGCTGGCAGAAGCAATGCACGGCTACCCTCCTACAAGACTACAATGGGAACCTGCCAGTGCTGTCGGGCAAAGCTGGCCCATCAAAACAAGCGGAGCCGAATTGTTGGCGACGACTGGTGATGCTTTACGCGTCTGGGAGTTCCTTACGGAGAGTGATGGGGGCGTTGGACCTGGTTCACAAACAAGTTATGTTGGGAGACAGGGAAATATCGGTTTAGGAGGAAAGCTCAGCCAGAAAATAGCGTTATCTAGC AGTAAGAATCCCAATCCATCCACGCCGCCCCTTACCTCGTTTGCCTGGAATACCATATCTCCGTCTTTGATCGTTACCTCGTCTATCGATACCACATGCACCGTTTGGGATATATCCTCAAGTACAGCCGTCACCCAATTAATCGCTCATGATCGTGAGGTGTATGATGTTGCCTGGGTCCCACATAGCACAGACGCTTTCGTCAGTGTTGGCGCGGACGGGTCGCTTCGTGCATTCGACCTTCGCTCTCTGGAACACTCCACGATTCTCTACGAAACACCCACACCGCCACCTCCCCCCGTCAAAACTGACGACGGAACCCAGCGAACGACCGCTGCTTCCTTGTTACGCGTAGCATTCAATCCACTTGACGCAAACTATCTTGCGACTTTCCATATGGATAGCCCAAATGTCCAAGTTCTCGATATGCGCAATCCAGGACAACCTGTCGTAGAACTCAAAGCTCATCGCGGTGCAGTTAGCGCGATCGGATGGGGTGCAGCGGAAGGGAGTATGCTTGCCACTGCGG TATGGGATTTGACAAGCACAATGGCAGCTGCAAGTGCGGCCAATCAGCAACAATCTCGTGGTCCAGGTCTAGCCTCTCCCCGGCCACCAGATAGTACTACCCGAACCGTGTTTGATCCTGCATTGGCCTGGACTGGGCCTGGTGAAATCAGCAACATGGCATGGTCTCCTCCAATGGCTGGATTTAGCCTAGGCGGTGGCATCCAAAGTCAGCCCGGAGAATGGGTTGTAGCCGCGATGGGCAAGTCTATAAGAGCTTTGAAGATTTAA
- a CDS encoding peroxidase family 2 domain protein: protein MDTAPGHQFQPPTPQDSRSPCPALNAAANHNYLPRSGKGLGLFQLCKAVHDLYGLTYLVAAIPAVFGILSCGSGGRVDLEQLAKHGKLEHDASLSRLDHADGDNKNVCPWLVDQLIAQSTDGRRLSMRDFAKARVFEGKSGAKNTAS from the exons ATGGATACAGCACCTGGACACCAATTCCAGCCCCCTACGCCTCAAGACAGTCGTTCGCCGTGCCCTGCCTTGAACGCAGCAGCAAATCACAACTACTT ACCTCGATCGGGAAAGGGCCTGGGACTTTTTCAACTTTGCAAAGCCGTTCACGATCTTTACGGTCTCACTTACCTAGTGGCGGCCATACCCGCTGTTTTCGGCATCTTGTCTTGCGGCTCCGGAGGAAGGGTCGATCTCGAACAGCTTGCCAAGCACGGTAAACTCGAGCATGACGCGAGCTTGTCACGTCTAGACCATGCAGATGGAGACAACAAGAACGTATGTCCATGGCTGGTCGACCAACTTATCGCGCAGTCAACCGACGGACGTAGGCTGAGCATGCGCGACTTTGCCAAGGCTCGAGTTTTTGAGGGAAAGTCAGGTGCCAAGAACACTGCCTCCTAG
- a CDS encoding The BTB (BR-C, ttk and bab)/POZ (Pox virus and Zinc finger) domain: MPAADVLEGTASNPLALPSNLCTASLFTVLCDFLYPVRMGQFPHVSIANIDHWEAVLKATAALQMEDTQQYILQKLQEDAPNIKSNAARILRLALDYDDNSISNLLFGALFVLAYRCQPISPTENVILGEKAITLVNYTRESVRCCFFLGKAKAKIQTNTSCDKENCKTAIFRKIIANMQTRPPPNRVVRDL; the protein is encoded by the exons ATGCCAGCAGCCGACGTTCTGGAAGGAACAGCAAGCAACCCTTTAGCCCTTCCAAGCAATCTTTGCACTGCTTCATTGTTCACAGTTCTATGCGACTTTTTGTACCCAGT ACGCATGGGGCAATTTCCGCATGTATCGATTGCAAATATAGATCACTGGGAGGCTGTACTCAAAGCGACCGCTGCCTTACAAATGGAAGATACTCAGCAATATATTCTGCAAAAGCTCCAAGAAGACGCACCAAATATCAAGTCTAATGCTGCAAGGATTCTCCGCCTAGCTCTTGATTATGATGATAACTCGATATCAAATCTCTTATTCGGTGCACTATTTGTCCTCGCTTACCGGTGTCAGCCAATTAGTCCGACAGAAAACGTGATTTTGGGAGAAAAGGCTATCACCTTGGTCAACTATACTCGGGAATCTGTTCGCTGTTGCTTTTTCCTCGGTAAGGCCAAGGCTAAAATTCAAACGAATACATCCTGTGACAAGGAGAACTGTAAGACTGCCATCTTCCGAAAAATAATTGCGAATATGCAAACTCGGCCGCCGCCTAACA GGGTTGTGCGCGACTTGTAG
- a CDS encoding Transposase family Tnp2 protein, producing the protein MRYLTTSFKILSNVAKELIPDELEQWGRLWIGNGGDEVHACGYHKLRSNGRDAAFVCYKLMVDQDANLVSANKRLKEESQYGKLRHVFVVTIPPKTPNINPSRKKNQYLLLAQIYKARSRATK; encoded by the exons ATGCGCTATCTCACAACTTCATTCAAGATACTGTCCAACGTAGCCAAGGAGCTTATTCCTGATGAGCTGGAGCAGTGGGGACGTCTTTGGATTGGGAACGGGGGCGATGAGGTTCATGCATGTGGGTATCACAAGCTGCGTTCCAACGGAAGGGATGCAGCATTTGTTTGC TACAAGCTTATGGTAGACCAGGACGCCAACCTAGTCTCAGCAAACAAACGCCTCAAAGAGGAAAGTCAATATGGCAAACTCCGGCATGTATTTGTCGTGACAATCCCGCCAAAAACCCCCAACATCAACCCAAGCCGCAAGAAGAATCAATACCTATTGCTTGCACAAATATACAAAGCACGGTCAAGAGCAACAAAATAG